One part of the Methylobacterium mesophilicum SR1.6/6 genome encodes these proteins:
- the ubiA gene encoding 4-hydroxybenzoate octaprenyltransferase codes for MSGTAIDDGRPADAVSGHWVDRFAPRSWRPYLRLARIDRPIGWWLLLLPCWWSSALAAIRAEQPFPDPWHCLLFLIGAVAMRGAGSTYNDLADRDLDAQVERTRQRPLPSGQVRPRHAALFLVVQALVGLAVLLQFNGDAILVGLCSLVPVAIYPFMKRIMPLPQAVLGLAFAWGALMGWAAVFARLDAPALLLYAGALCWVIGYDTIYAVQDIEDDEIAGIRSSARLFGQHVKLAVGTCYALAAILVLLAARGAGAGVVGYLGVAAFAAHLAWQALSLRDRDGRGALTLFRSNRDAGLILFAGLATDALLRGLS; via the coding sequence ATGAGCGGCACGGCGATCGACGACGGGCGGCCGGCCGACGCCGTATCCGGGCACTGGGTCGACCGGTTCGCTCCGCGCTCCTGGCGGCCATACCTGAGGCTCGCGCGCATCGACCGGCCGATCGGCTGGTGGCTGCTTCTCCTGCCCTGCTGGTGGTCGTCTGCGCTTGCGGCGATCCGGGCGGAGCAGCCCTTCCCCGATCCCTGGCACTGCCTCCTGTTCCTGATCGGGGCGGTGGCGATGCGCGGCGCGGGCTCGACCTACAACGACCTCGCCGACCGCGACCTCGACGCGCAGGTCGAGCGGACCCGCCAGCGCCCCCTCCCCTCCGGACAGGTGCGGCCGCGCCACGCCGCCCTCTTCCTCGTGGTCCAGGCCCTGGTGGGGCTCGCGGTGCTCCTGCAGTTCAACGGGGACGCGATCCTGGTCGGGCTGTGCTCGCTGGTACCGGTGGCGATCTACCCGTTCATGAAGCGCATCATGCCGCTGCCGCAGGCGGTCCTGGGCCTGGCCTTTGCCTGGGGGGCGCTGATGGGCTGGGCGGCGGTGTTCGCTCGCCTCGATGCGCCGGCCCTGCTGCTTTACGCGGGCGCGCTGTGCTGGGTGATCGGATACGACACGATCTACGCCGTGCAGGACATCGAAGACGACGAGATCGCCGGGATCCGCTCCTCGGCCCGCCTGTTCGGCCAGCATGTCAAGCTGGCGGTCGGCACCTGCTACGCCCTCGCGGCGATCCTGGTGCTGCTGGCGGCCCGGGGGGCCGGGGCGGGCGTCGTGGGCTACCTGGGCGTCGCGGCCTTCGCGGCCCATCTCGCCTGGCAGGCCCTGTCGCTGCGGGACCGGGACGGACGCGGTGCGCTGACACTGTTCCGCTCGAACCGGGATGCGGGACTCATTCTATTCGCGGGTCTGGCCACGGACGCGCTTTTGCGCGGGCTCTCCTGA
- a CDS encoding type 1 glutamine amidotransferase domain-containing protein — translation MPDIRQAKILILATDGFEESELIVPQSKLSAAGAKVTVAAPQSRQSKGTIRGWDKTDWGKEVGVDTDLEQVDPSAYDALVLPGGQINPDKLRLEPEALAVIRSFLTSGKVVAAICHAPWLLIEAGAAKGRDLTSFSSIRTDVINAGGRWHDKEVVTDQGIVTSRNPGDLDAFCAKVIEEIQEGGHGARQLAA, via the coding sequence ATGCCCGACATCCGCCAAGCCAAGATCCTGATCCTCGCCACCGACGGCTTCGAGGAGAGCGAACTCATCGTTCCGCAGTCCAAGCTGTCCGCGGCGGGGGCCAAGGTCACCGTGGCGGCCCCGCAATCACGCCAGAGCAAGGGCACGATCCGCGGCTGGGACAAGACCGACTGGGGCAAGGAGGTCGGGGTGGACACCGACTTGGAGCAGGTCGATCCGTCGGCCTACGACGCGCTGGTGCTGCCCGGCGGTCAGATCAATCCGGACAAGCTGCGCCTCGAGCCCGAGGCTCTCGCCGTCATCAGAAGTTTCCTGACCTCCGGCAAGGTGGTGGCCGCGATCTGCCACGCGCCTTGGCTGCTCATCGAGGCCGGCGCGGCCAAGGGCCGCGACCTGACGTCGTTCAGTTCGATCCGCACCGACGTGATTAACGCGGGCGGACGCTGGCACGACAAGGAGGTCGTCACCGACCAAGGCATCGTCACCAGCCGCAATCCCGGCGACCTCGACGCCTTCTGCGCGAAGGTTATCGAGGAAATCCAGGAAGGCGGCCACGGCGCACGCCAGCTGGCGGCCTGA
- a CDS encoding NUDIX domain-containing protein: MAPRIGGVRLVHEGWARYLVAEVMQNDGTRMSREIEDHGRAVAVLPYDPDRRVATLVSQFRAPVLYAGGPPSHVEVPAGLLDEGAPEDEARREAMEETGLRLTRLEFVVSAWSMPGISTERMDLFLAAYGAADRTGMGGGLAAEGEAVAVHEIPLPELAAMSRRGALTDMKSLTLLFALQLRRPDLFADRG; this comes from the coding sequence ATGGCACCACGGATCGGGGGCGTGCGCCTCGTGCACGAAGGCTGGGCGCGCTATCTCGTGGCCGAGGTGATGCAGAATGACGGCACCCGCATGTCGCGGGAGATCGAGGATCATGGCCGTGCGGTGGCGGTGCTCCCCTACGATCCGGACCGGCGCGTTGCCACCCTCGTCTCGCAGTTCCGCGCGCCGGTCCTCTATGCGGGCGGGCCGCCGAGCCATGTCGAGGTCCCGGCAGGGCTTCTGGATGAGGGCGCGCCCGAGGACGAGGCGCGGCGCGAGGCGATGGAAGAGACGGGCCTGCGCCTGACCCGGCTCGAATTCGTCGTCAGCGCCTGGTCGATGCCGGGCATCTCCACCGAGCGGATGGACCTGTTCCTTGCCGCGTACGGCGCGGCCGACCGCACTGGTATGGGCGGCGGCTTGGCGGCGGAGGGCGAGGCCGTCGCCGTGCACGAGATCCCGCTGCCGGAACTCGCCGCCATGAGCCGACGGGGCGCGCTCACCGACATGAAGTCGCTGACCTTGCTGTTCGCGCTGCAGTTGCGGCGGCCCGACCTATTCGCCGACAGGGGCTGA
- a CDS encoding inositol monophosphatase family protein — translation MPDLLTDSDVSALMPELRAVMREAADIARPFFRLGGQTSARIWSKAGGSPVTEADVAVDAFLKVRLSALVPQAAWLSEETADDPARIGHDLVWIVDPIDGTRAFLSGHPDWSIAVALLAGGQPLIGFVHAPVGDADYEAVRGRGATRNGETIRVDARQSLAGARITGPKPMLDRLTRGAGSDPDFEVITRIPSLALRLARVAEGSVDIGMISGHARDWDLAAADLVLREAGGIVCGFDGEATRYNRPDPVHGELLAASTALRDPVLTAWGR, via the coding sequence ATGCCGGACCTTCTCACCGACTCGGACGTGTCTGCCCTGATGCCGGAGCTGCGCGCCGTGATGCGCGAGGCCGCCGACATCGCGCGGCCGTTCTTCAGGCTCGGCGGACAGACCTCGGCACGCATCTGGTCGAAGGCCGGCGGCTCGCCGGTGACAGAGGCCGACGTCGCGGTCGATGCCTTCCTGAAGGTTCGTCTCAGCGCCCTCGTGCCGCAGGCAGCCTGGCTGTCCGAGGAAACCGCCGACGATCCGGCGCGGATCGGGCACGATCTCGTCTGGATCGTCGATCCGATCGACGGGACCCGAGCCTTCCTGTCGGGGCATCCCGATTGGTCGATCGCGGTGGCGCTGCTCGCCGGCGGCCAGCCGCTGATCGGCTTCGTCCACGCGCCGGTGGGCGACGCGGATTACGAGGCCGTGCGCGGGCGCGGCGCGACCCGGAACGGCGAGACGATCCGGGTCGATGCCCGGCAGAGCCTCGCGGGTGCCCGGATCACCGGTCCCAAGCCGATGCTCGACCGGCTGACCCGGGGTGCTGGATCAGATCCCGATTTCGAGGTGATCACGCGGATCCCGTCCCTCGCCCTCCGTCTCGCCCGGGTGGCGGAGGGAAGCGTGGATATCGGAATGATTTCGGGCCATGCCCGGGATTGGGATCTCGCCGCCGCAGACTTGGTCCTGCGCGAAGCGGGCGGGATCGTGTGCGGGTTCGACGGCGAGGCGACCCGCTATAATCGTCCTGATCCGGTTCACGGCGAGTTGCTCGCCGCGTCCACGGCCCTCCGCGATCCGGTTCTGACGGCCTGGGGCCGCTGA
- a CDS encoding DUF6101 family protein: MLGAEGALCFTASPLPVVGRVPGARRAAGVALAYAAEDAEITGADRFSLIMVDAEGDEVQRLGSFDEDDVVAVWRDIAARAGLVRMIVREDGALVPVCQQIGRLVLGQVRMRRRHAGLGRRRPRFLTRRKTGRLPARPQIHRGENEIIARN, encoded by the coding sequence ATGCTTGGTGCAGAAGGCGCGCTCTGCTTCACCGCCTCCCCGCTGCCCGTGGTCGGCCGGGTCCCCGGCGCCCGCCGGGCCGCCGGCGTCGCACTTGCCTACGCGGCCGAGGATGCGGAGATCACCGGGGCCGACCGGTTCAGTCTGATCATGGTCGATGCCGAGGGCGACGAAGTGCAGCGCCTCGGCAGCTTCGACGAGGACGACGTGGTGGCGGTGTGGCGGGACATCGCGGCCCGCGCCGGCCTCGTGCGGATGATCGTCCGGGAGGACGGGGCCCTCGTTCCAGTCTGCCAGCAGATCGGGCGTCTGGTTCTCGGGCAGGTGCGCATGCGGCGGCGTCATGCCGGCCTCGGGCGCCGTCGCCCTCGCTTCCTCACCCGGCGCAAGACCGGCCGCCTGCCGGCGCGTCCGCAGATCCACCGCGGTGAGAACGAGATCATCGCCCGCAACTGA
- a CDS encoding WecB/TagA/CpsF family glycosyltransferase — protein sequence MPLPLASGSAEASATVELFGLRFQTADAATVVAAVAAGSGDGPRMIVTANVDHIVQLGENADFRGAYARAAARTLDGMPLVWLARRASHRPVHRVTGHDLLACILADPPDFAGRIFFVASRQDAADALSVRLQAGGLPAGSVTSVVPPFGFEADPDYSHALIERIRAHNTTLLVMAVGAPKSEIWVDRHRAHLGDPVVFCVGDALNVAAGCMSRAPGVLQRLGLEWVFRFLQAPRRLFRRYFIKSWRFVGIVARDRVARWGG from the coding sequence ATGCCACTCCCCCTCGCCTCCGGCTCCGCGGAGGCGAGCGCGACCGTCGAGCTGTTCGGCCTGCGGTTCCAGACCGCAGACGCCGCCACGGTGGTAGCCGCGGTGGCGGCCGGGTCCGGCGACGGACCCCGCATGATCGTGACGGCCAACGTCGATCACATCGTCCAGCTCGGCGAGAACGCCGATTTCCGCGGCGCCTATGCCCGTGCGGCAGCGCGCACCCTCGACGGGATGCCCCTGGTCTGGTTGGCCCGCCGGGCGTCCCACCGGCCGGTCCATCGGGTGACCGGCCACGATCTCCTGGCCTGCATCCTCGCCGACCCGCCCGACTTCGCGGGACGGATCTTCTTCGTCGCCTCCCGGCAGGATGCGGCGGACGCCTTGAGCGTCCGCCTCCAGGCCGGCGGGCTGCCGGCCGGGTCGGTGACCAGCGTGGTGCCGCCCTTCGGGTTCGAGGCCGATCCGGATTACAGCCACGCCTTGATCGAGCGGATCCGCGCGCACAACACAACGCTGCTGGTCATGGCGGTCGGCGCTCCCAAGTCCGAGATCTGGGTCGACCGGCATCGGGCCCACCTCGGCGATCCGGTGGTGTTCTGCGTCGGCGACGCACTGAACGTGGCAGCGGGATGCATGTCCCGCGCACCGGGCGTGCTGCAGCGGCTCGGGCTCGAATGGGTCTTCCGCTTCCTGCAGGCGCCGCGCCGGCTGTTCCGCCGCTACTTCATCAAGTCCTGGCGGTTCGTCGGCATCGTGGCCCGTGATCGCGTGGCGCGCTGGGGCGGGTAG
- a CDS encoding glutamate--cysteine ligase, with protein MARDSNDTTPLTTRAELIDWFAAGEKPRDRFAIGTEHEKIPFYRADRTPVPYDGAHGIRALLEGLARETGWEPILDLGNIIGLSAEEGGAISIEPGGQFELSGAALSDVHATAAELATHLAATKRVADSLGIGFLTLGMSPRWRRDETPVMPKSRYRIMAGYMPKVGSLGLDMMLRTATVQVNLDFASEADMVRKMRASLALQPVATALFANSPFTDGRPNGFLSRRSEIWRDTDGDRTGMLPFAFEAGFGYEAYVDWLLDMPMYFVKRGDTYHDVSGASFRDLMAGKLPQLPGEYATVSDWANHASTAFPEVRLKRFLEMRGSDVGDPGMIAAQAAFWTGLLYDESALDAALDLVKGWSPANREAARATAPRLGLATPVANTTLGAVAAEALAIARSGLRARGRRDAEGRDETVYLQSLEAIVAAGRTRAEDLLADYEGRWGSCVRAAFSECVF; from the coding sequence ATGGCGCGCGACAGCAACGACACCACGCCGCTCACCACGCGCGCCGAACTGATCGACTGGTTCGCCGCGGGCGAGAAGCCGCGCGACCGCTTCGCGATCGGTACCGAGCACGAGAAGATCCCGTTCTATCGCGCGGACCGGACGCCCGTGCCGTATGACGGCGCGCACGGCATCCGCGCCCTGCTGGAAGGCCTCGCCCGCGAGACCGGCTGGGAGCCGATCCTCGACCTCGGCAACATCATCGGCCTGTCGGCGGAGGAGGGTGGGGCGATCTCGATCGAGCCCGGCGGCCAGTTCGAGCTCTCCGGCGCGGCGCTCTCCGACGTCCACGCGACCGCTGCCGAACTCGCCACGCATCTGGCGGCAACGAAGCGGGTGGCCGACTCCCTGGGGATCGGATTCCTGACGCTGGGCATGAGCCCGCGATGGCGCCGTGACGAGACGCCGGTGATGCCCAAGAGCCGCTACCGGATCATGGCGGGCTACATGCCGAAGGTCGGATCGCTCGGCCTCGACATGATGCTCCGGACCGCCACCGTGCAGGTGAACCTCGACTTCGCCTCCGAGGCCGACATGGTCCGCAAGATGCGCGCGTCGCTGGCGCTGCAGCCGGTGGCGACCGCGCTCTTCGCCAACTCACCCTTCACCGACGGCCGGCCTAACGGGTTCCTGTCGCGCCGCTCCGAGATCTGGCGCGACACCGACGGCGACCGCACCGGGATGCTGCCCTTCGCGTTCGAGGCCGGGTTCGGCTACGAGGCCTATGTCGACTGGCTGCTCGACATGCCAATGTACTTCGTGAAGCGCGGCGACACCTATCACGACGTCTCGGGCGCCTCATTCCGCGACCTCATGGCCGGCAAGCTACCGCAGCTCCCGGGCGAGTACGCGACCGTGTCTGACTGGGCCAATCACGCCTCCACGGCCTTCCCGGAGGTGCGCCTGAAGCGCTTCCTGGAGATGCGTGGCTCGGATGTCGGCGATCCCGGCATGATCGCCGCTCAGGCTGCCTTCTGGACCGGGCTGCTCTACGACGAATCGGCCCTCGATGCCGCCCTCGACCTGGTGAAGGGCTGGAGCCCGGCGAACCGCGAGGCCGCGCGGGCGACCGCCCCGCGGCTCGGGCTCGCGACTCCGGTGGCGAACACGACCCTCGGCGCCGTCGCCGCCGAGGCCCTGGCCATCGCGCGGTCGGGCCTGCGGGCGCGCGGGCGCCGCGATGCCGAGGGGCGCGACGAGACGGTCTACCTCCAGTCCCTCGAAGCGATCGTCGCCGCCGGACGGACGCGGGCCGAGGATCTGCTCGCCGACTACGAGGGCCGCTGGGGCTCCTGCGTCCGCGCCGCCTTCTCGGAATGCGTGTTCTGA
- a CDS encoding GumC family protein: MFDFSTRMSGEQPVRMVLPQTSPRTEPRVILRRLWRGSGFIVLGGLFMVAAAVALLGLLPPRYTSSIQILVDPSDLRVVENDVNARQPQADSGVSIAESQVRVIQSDNVLRRVIAKLHLDQDDEFVQPDGNNPVVNAVKGALGMLPPAASRDPVNIALDTLQNRLSVRRAERTFVIDVAVQSRDPEKAAQIANAIGDAYFAEEAAARTDTARRASDALAGRLASLKRDVEEAESAVVRYREDHKLVASSGRLLTDQQLGDLNQQLVTASIKTAEAKSRLDQARRMRSSDPSTALPEMLQSLEMQALRQQYATLSRNTAELATRLGERHPAMAEQYAQQRDLQRLIQREKERIIETTQKDYDRAAASEAAIRANLDRVKTETTTSDRAYVGLRELERTLDSRRGVYEAYLKRAREASEQERLNTTNVRVISVATPARQRTFPPSPKIVLPLALVLGLLLGGAIALVLGADRDRRRTRRAATRPAASFWAADA, from the coding sequence ATGTTCGACTTCTCGACACGAATGAGCGGTGAGCAGCCCGTCCGCATGGTCCTGCCGCAGACGTCGCCGCGGACGGAACCGCGCGTGATCCTGCGGCGGCTGTGGCGCGGCAGCGGTTTCATCGTCCTCGGCGGGCTGTTCATGGTGGCCGCCGCTGTGGCGCTGCTGGGCCTTCTGCCCCCGCGTTACACCTCCAGCATCCAGATCCTGGTGGACCCGAGCGACCTGCGGGTCGTCGAGAACGACGTGAACGCCCGTCAGCCGCAGGCCGACAGCGGCGTCTCCATCGCCGAGAGCCAAGTGCGGGTGATCCAGTCGGACAACGTCCTGCGCCGGGTCATCGCGAAGCTGCACCTCGATCAGGATGACGAGTTCGTGCAGCCGGACGGGAATAACCCGGTCGTCAACGCCGTGAAGGGCGCGCTCGGCATGCTGCCGCCGGCCGCCAGCCGGGACCCGGTCAACATCGCCCTCGACACGCTCCAGAACCGGCTCAGCGTCCGCCGGGCCGAGCGGACCTTCGTGATCGACGTGGCGGTGCAGTCCCGGGATCCCGAGAAGGCCGCGCAGATCGCCAACGCCATCGGTGACGCCTACTTCGCCGAGGAGGCCGCCGCCCGGACCGACACCGCCCGCCGCGCCTCGGACGCCCTGGCCGGCCGCCTCGCCAGCCTGAAGCGCGACGTCGAGGAGGCCGAGAGCGCGGTCGTGCGCTATCGGGAAGACCACAAGCTCGTGGCCTCCAGCGGTCGGCTGCTCACCGACCAGCAGCTCGGCGACCTGAACCAGCAGCTCGTCACCGCCTCCATCAAGACCGCGGAGGCGAAGTCCCGCCTCGATCAAGCCCGGAGGATGCGCTCGTCGGATCCCAGCACGGCCCTGCCCGAGATGCTGCAATCCCTCGAGATGCAGGCCCTGCGCCAGCAATACGCCACGCTGTCGCGGAACACCGCCGAACTCGCGACCCGGCTGGGCGAGCGTCATCCGGCCATGGCCGAGCAATACGCCCAGCAGCGCGACCTCCAGCGCCTGATCCAGCGCGAGAAGGAGCGGATCATCGAGACCACGCAGAAGGATTACGACCGCGCCGCCGCCAGCGAGGCGGCGATCCGGGCGAACCTCGACCGGGTGAAGACCGAGACGACGACCAGCGACCGGGCCTATGTCGGCCTGCGCGAGCTGGAGCGGACGCTCGACTCGCGCCGCGGCGTCTACGAGGCCTATCTGAAGCGCGCCCGTGAGGCGAGCGAGCAGGAACGGCTGAACACCACCAACGTCCGGGTCATCTCGGTGGCGACGCCCGCGCGCCAGCGGACCTTCCCGCCGTCGCCGAAGATCGTCCTGCCGCTGGCACTCGTGCTGGGCCTGCTGCTGGGTGGCGCCATCGCCCTGGTGCTGGGTGCCGACCGGGACCGCCGCCGCACGCGGCGCGCCGCCACGCGACCGGCCGCCAGCTTCTGGGCCGCCGATGCGTGA
- a CDS encoding cold-shock protein, with amino-acid sequence MNTGTVKWFNETKGYGFIQPDDGGKDVFVHISAVERAGMRNLIEGQRITYEILTDKRSGKDAAGNLQAA; translated from the coding sequence GTGAATACCGGCACTGTGAAGTGGTTCAACGAGACCAAGGGCTACGGTTTCATCCAGCCCGACGACGGCGGCAAGGACGTGTTCGTTCACATCTCGGCCGTCGAGCGCGCCGGGATGCGCAACCTGATCGAAGGTCAGCGGATCACTTACGAGATCCTCACCGACAAGCGCAGCGGCAAGGACGCTGCCGGCAACCTGCAGGCGGCGTGA
- a CDS encoding sulfurtransferase TusA family protein — MADDPDSVDLDLSGLKCPLPVLRARKALRRLPAGRTLVVTCTDPMAMIDIPNLVREEGARLDGAERSGDRLRFRITASAKPPHS; from the coding sequence GTGGCCGACGATCCTGACAGCGTCGATCTCGACCTCAGCGGCCTCAAATGTCCTCTCCCCGTCCTGCGCGCCCGCAAGGCCCTGCGGCGCCTTCCGGCCGGCCGGACCCTCGTGGTCACCTGCACGGATCCGATGGCGATGATCGACATCCCGAACCTCGTGCGCGAGGAGGGCGCCCGGCTCGACGGGGCGGAGCGGTCCGGCGATCGCCTGCGCTTCCGCATCACCGCCTCCGCGAAGCCGCCGCATTCCTGA
- a CDS encoding calcineurin-like phosphoesterase C-terminal domain-containing protein, translated as MSREPQIGDARLTRRATVAGLAGLGLVSARGVAQEAGQATGIVFAAEAGSTARTPLPGVLISNGREVARTDDQGRYRLPLQGDGAIFVIKPPGYALPRDAENVPRHSYIHQPGGTPAELGLRYGGVAPTGKLPASLDFTLTRIDEPADYDVLLFTDPQPESRSELDHVRDTAVARAMAIPAAFGLTTGDVLFDDLSLYGRSNRIVGQIGLPWYSLPGNHDLNMQAPDARYSRETWKRVFGSPTYAFRQGRAWFVLLDNVEWLGPPVPLGANTYRGRIGERGLAFLGNLLAEIPRDDLIVLAMHIPLFTDTTPDDPHGTTTDRTALLDLLAGRKVLSLAGHTHTTEHHYPVEGHHHHVLTAVSGSWWSGPDTRTGIPSADSRDGTPNGFHVLSIRGADYTTRYVPAQGQADGTMRILFESEARAGAVEVIRHTRPMQGLRPPIAQDALADTTLVVNVFDGGPRTQLSARIGDRAPQPLARTRRLDPFVTELFQRYPETKKSWVQAIPSTHIWTARLPDDLAPGVHRVTVEGTDEYGRPIRGCAVLEVAGARG; from the coding sequence ATGTCGCGAGAACCACAAATCGGCGACGCACGTCTGACCCGCCGGGCGACAGTCGCTGGCCTCGCCGGACTGGGGCTGGTCTCGGCTCGCGGCGTCGCGCAGGAAGCGGGGCAGGCCACCGGCATCGTCTTCGCCGCGGAGGCGGGCAGTACCGCTCGGACTCCCCTGCCAGGAGTCCTGATCTCAAACGGGCGCGAGGTCGCGCGCACCGACGACCAGGGTCGCTACCGCCTGCCGCTTCAGGGCGACGGCGCGATCTTCGTGATCAAGCCGCCCGGCTACGCTCTGCCCCGCGACGCCGAGAACGTTCCGCGCCACTCCTACATCCACCAGCCCGGCGGCACGCCGGCCGAACTCGGCCTTCGCTACGGGGGCGTCGCCCCCACCGGAAAGCTGCCGGCCTCGCTCGACTTCACCCTGACGCGGATCGACGAGCCCGCGGATTACGACGTTCTCCTGTTCACCGATCCGCAGCCCGAGAGCCGCTCCGAACTCGATCACGTGCGCGATACGGCGGTCGCCCGCGCGATGGCGATCCCGGCGGCCTTCGGCCTGACCACCGGCGACGTCCTGTTCGACGACCTGTCGCTCTATGGCCGGTCGAACCGCATCGTCGGTCAGATCGGCCTGCCCTGGTACAGCCTGCCGGGCAACCACGACCTCAACATGCAGGCGCCGGATGCCCGCTACAGCCGCGAGACGTGGAAGCGGGTCTTCGGGTCGCCCACCTACGCGTTCCGGCAGGGGCGGGCATGGTTCGTCCTGCTCGACAACGTCGAGTGGCTGGGTCCACCGGTCCCGCTCGGCGCCAACACCTATCGCGGACGTATCGGCGAGCGCGGCCTCGCCTTCCTCGGCAATCTGCTCGCCGAGATCCCGCGAGACGACCTGATCGTACTCGCCATGCACATCCCGCTCTTTACCGACACGACGCCTGACGACCCGCACGGGACGACGACCGATCGGACCGCGCTCCTCGACCTGCTGGCGGGGCGCAAGGTGTTGAGCCTCGCCGGACACACCCACACCACCGAGCATCACTACCCGGTCGAGGGACACCACCACCACGTCCTCACGGCGGTCTCGGGCTCGTGGTGGAGCGGGCCCGACACGCGCACAGGCATCCCCTCGGCCGACAGTCGCGACGGCACGCCCAACGGCTTCCACGTGCTGTCGATCCGGGGCGCCGACTACACCACGCGCTACGTCCCGGCGCAGGGTCAGGCGGACGGGACGATGCGCATCCTGTTCGAGAGCGAGGCGCGGGCCGGCGCGGTCGAGGTGATCCGTCACACCCGGCCGATGCAGGGCCTCCGGCCGCCCATCGCCCAGGACGCGCTGGCCGACACGACGCTGGTGGTCAACGTGTTCGACGGCGGCCCGCGGACGCAGCTCTCGGCCCGGATCGGCGACCGCGCCCCGCAGCCGCTGGCCCGCACCCGCCGCCTCGATCCCTTTGTCACCGAGCTTTTCCAGCGCTATCCGGAGACGAAGAAGAGTTGGGTCCAGGCGATACCCTCGACCCACATCTGGACGGCGCGGCTGCCGGATGACCTCGCGCCGGGCGTCCACCGCGTCACGGTTGAGGGGACCGACGAGTACGGCCGCCCGATCCGCGGCTGCGCCGTGCTGGAGGTGGCGGGCGCACGCGGCTGA
- a CDS encoding 16S rRNA (uracil(1498)-N(3))-methyltransferase — translation MPAYDFTAPRLFVAADLAAGVTLPLERAQANYLLNVLRKGPDDPVLIFNGRDGEWRAHLVQTGRKGADLHVAARTRPQTPRADLHYLFAPLKSARLDYVAQKAVEMGAGTIRPVITRFTQGDRVNLDRLRANAIEAAEQCGILAIPECPEPERLPRVLTDLAPERLLVFCDEDAPVRDPVRALSAAADPMAPPPLAVLVGPEGGFSEEERALIRARPNTVALSLGPRILRADTAAVTVLALVQAVLGDAR, via the coding sequence ATGCCGGCCTACGACTTCACCGCTCCGCGCCTCTTCGTCGCGGCCGACCTCGCGGCGGGCGTAACTCTGCCCCTCGAACGGGCGCAGGCGAACTACCTGCTCAACGTCCTGCGCAAGGGGCCGGACGACCCCGTGCTGATCTTCAACGGCCGGGACGGCGAGTGGCGAGCGCACCTCGTCCAGACCGGCCGGAAGGGCGCCGACCTCCACGTCGCCGCGCGGACGCGACCACAGACGCCGCGCGCCGATCTACACTACCTGTTCGCGCCCCTGAAGAGCGCGCGCCTGGATTACGTGGCCCAGAAAGCCGTCGAGATGGGCGCGGGAACGATCCGCCCGGTGATCACCCGGTTCACGCAGGGCGATCGGGTCAACCTGGACCGGCTGCGCGCCAACGCGATCGAAGCCGCCGAGCAGTGCGGCATCCTGGCGATTCCCGAATGCCCGGAACCCGAGCGGCTGCCGAGGGTCCTGACGGATCTCGCGCCGGAGCGCCTTCTGGTCTTCTGCGACGAGGATGCACCGGTGCGCGATCCCGTTCGGGCCCTGTCCGCTGCGGCTGATCCGATGGCGCCGCCGCCGCTCGCCGTGCTGGTGGGGCCGGAGGGCGGCTTCTCCGAGGAGGAGCGGGCGCTGATCCGGGCCCGGCCCAACACCGTGGCGCTGTCCCTCGGACCCCGCATCCTGCGGGCCGATACCGCCGCCGTCACGGTGCTGGCGCTGGTCCAAGCCGTCTTGGGCGACGCGCGCTGA